A single window of bacterium DNA harbors:
- a CDS encoding nickel-dependent hydrogenase large subunit: protein MARRIIVDPITRIEGHLRIEVEIDDNNRVIDAWSSATLWRGFEQILQGRDPRDAGLITQRFCGVCTYSHYEAATLAVEDAIGVVPPKNARIIRNLIQGAQYLHDKMVHFYHLHGLDWVDIVSALSAKPGDAVDLARSVCENPYNCSVSHYEEVQKRLTAFVQSGRLGPFAHAYWGNASYKLPPPANLVIASHYLDALSVQRVAAQMMALFGGKNPHPQTLVVGGVTSVMDAMNAARLGEYLYRLKEVKKFIETAYFPDVLLAAQYYKDEGAAGIGAGVKNYLSYGGFPLDDQWQGKLFPRGAILGGNLSQVYDIDEKKITEEVTHSWYEGNGAVHPYEGETRPDYTGFDAQGYLKGNEKYSWVKAPRYDGKPMEVGPLARILVGYAGGDKKIRELVDGLIGKTGIPTDALFSTLGRTAARCLEARLVADHVEGWVYELVGNIKAGDQRTWTRCDIPQSAQGRGMTEAPRGALGHWIRIENRAIANYQAVVPSTWNASPRDAKGQRGPYEESLVGTVLANPDQPLEIIRTIHSFDPCLACAVHIIDPRRSTIREFKIQ from the coding sequence ATGGCCAGGCGCATTATCGTCGATCCGATTACCAGAATCGAAGGGCATCTTCGAATCGAAGTGGAAATAGATGACAATAATCGTGTTATTGACGCCTGGAGCTCAGCTACCTTATGGCGGGGATTCGAACAGATTTTACAGGGAAGGGACCCCAGGGATGCAGGGCTGATTACCCAGAGATTCTGCGGCGTATGCACCTATTCCCATTACGAGGCAGCCACCCTGGCTGTAGAAGATGCCATTGGTGTGGTGCCGCCGAAAAACGCCCGGATCATCAGAAACCTCATCCAGGGAGCGCAATACCTTCATGACAAGATGGTGCACTTTTACCATCTTCATGGCCTTGACTGGGTGGATATTGTCAGCGCGTTGTCAGCCAAACCGGGTGATGCCGTGGATCTGGCCCGCAGTGTCTGTGAAAACCCGTACAACTGCTCGGTCAGTCATTACGAGGAAGTCCAAAAACGGCTGACCGCCTTTGTCCAGAGCGGCCGGCTCGGCCCCTTTGCCCACGCTTATTGGGGCAATGCATCCTATAAGCTTCCGCCTCCCGCCAACCTGGTCATCGCCTCTCACTACCTGGATGCTCTGAGCGTCCAGCGGGTGGCGGCTCAGATGATGGCTCTGTTTGGCGGTAAGAATCCCCATCCGCAGACTCTGGTCGTCGGCGGTGTGACCAGCGTGATGGATGCCATGAATGCCGCCCGGCTGGGAGAGTATCTCTACCGGCTGAAGGAGGTGAAGAAATTCATTGAAACTGCCTACTTCCCTGATGTTCTCCTGGCTGCTCAGTATTACAAGGATGAGGGAGCGGCAGGTATCGGTGCTGGAGTGAAAAATTACCTCAGCTATGGAGGATTTCCCCTCGACGATCAATGGCAGGGAAAGCTCTTTCCCCGCGGAGCGATCCTGGGAGGGAATTTGAGCCAGGTTTATGATATCGACGAGAAGAAGATCACCGAGGAAGTGACCCATTCCTGGTATGAGGGAAATGGTGCTGTGCACCCCTATGAGGGTGAAACCAGACCGGATTATACCGGCTTCGATGCGCAGGGGTACCTCAAAGGGAATGAAAAGTACAGTTGGGTCAAGGCTCCCCGCTATGACGGAAAGCCCATGGAAGTTGGCCCCCTGGCCAGGATCCTGGTCGGCTATGCCGGAGGGGACAAGAAGATCAGAGAACTGGTCGATGGCTTGATCGGCAAAACCGGCATCCCCACCGATGCCCTTTTCTCGACTCTCGGACGGACAGCAGCCCGCTGTCTTGAGGCCAGGCTGGTGGCTGACCATGTTGAAGGGTGGGTTTACGAACTGGTGGGTAATATCAAGGCCGGTGACCAGAGGACCTGGACCCGGTGCGATATCCCGCAATCAGCTCAAGGCCGGGGAATGACCGAGGCCCCGCGGGGTGCTCTGGGACACTGGATAAGGATCGAGAACAGGGCCATAGCCAATTACCAGGCTGTTGTGCCCTCAACCTGGAATGCCTCGCCACGGGACGCAAAAGGGCAAAGAGGCCCGTATGAGGAATCTCTGGTCGGAACCGTGCTGGCCAACCCGGATCAGCCCCTGGAAATTATCCGCACTATTCACTCCTTTGATCCCTGCCTTGCCTGCGCGGTCCATATTATCGATCCGCGAAGAAGCACGATCAGAGAATTCAAGATCCAATGA
- a CDS encoding type II toxin-antitoxin system RelE/ParE family toxin, with protein sequence MSDEASKSTSVEYTPEFKRNLRHLAKKYLQIRSDVQPIIDALCKGEAVGDRIQGTAYTVFKVRIRNGDIRKGKRSGYRLIYYLKSPNQIILVTIYSKLDQGDVSADQIRRILTETHGR encoded by the coding sequence ATGTCGGATGAGGCTTCAAAATCAACCTCTGTAGAGTATACTCCTGAGTTTAAACGTAACCTTCGCCACTTGGCTAAGAAATACCTTCAGATTCGGTCTGATGTTCAGCCGATAATTGATGCGCTCTGTAAAGGTGAAGCGGTTGGTGATCGTATACAGGGAACAGCTTATACCGTATTCAAAGTACGGATTAGAAATGGTGATATTAGAAAGGGTAAACGTTCTGGATATCGCTTGATATATTATCTTAAGTCTCCAAACCAGATTATTCTGGTGACAATCTATTCCAAATTGGATCAAGGAGATGTGTCAGCAGATCAAATTCGGCGTATTCTTACAGAAACGCATGGTAGATAG
- a CDS encoding type II toxin-antitoxin system VapC family toxin, translating to MDWVIDCSCTAALFLPDESSSKVKSFISDLAEDSTLWIPALWWYEMTNVLTVAERRKRISHSEILKIIHLFDQFNLNTDNSNGAKFSNQVYELAKLYKLSAYDATYLELSIRKEAGLATLDKQLLTATKEAGVKVFDL from the coding sequence ATGGACTGGGTAATAGATTGCTCCTGTACTGCTGCATTGTTTCTTCCTGATGAGTCTTCTTCAAAGGTAAAATCTTTTATTTCAGATTTGGCTGAAGACTCTACCCTATGGATTCCTGCTCTGTGGTGGTATGAGATGACAAATGTATTGACCGTTGCGGAAAGAAGAAAACGGATAAGTCATTCCGAGATTTTAAAAATCATTCACTTGTTTGATCAGTTTAATTTGAATACCGATAATTCAAATGGAGCCAAATTCTCTAATCAGGTTTATGAATTGGCCAAATTATATAAATTGAGTGCTTATGATGCCACATACTTGGAACTTTCAATAAGAAAAGAGGCAGGCTTGGCAACTCTGGATAAGCAATTATTAACTGCAACAAAGGAAGCCGGTGTTAAGGTATTTGACCTGTGA
- the hypF gene encoding carbamoyltransferase HypF translates to MKGIVSSCARCAEYGGHGDSRREKVRARLLVKGVVQGVGFRPFVGRFAQENHVSGWVLNSSSGVEIEVEGHRGDVEKFVQGFAERVPSRALITRLDVSYHPPAGYLGFTIQESIVQPQEFTLISPDLAICPDCLRELRDPRNRRYGYPFINCTNCGPRYTIIRDIPYDRARTTMQKFVMCPACEREYGDPADRRFHAQPNACRDCGPKIWLTDSKGNRCSGDAGAGDTIVRARDLLAQGKILAIKGLGGFHLACDAGDEEAVRALRSRKRREEKPFALMAGTVADIRLFCHVSEQEEQSLTSPRAPIVLLKKRDDSLLAPSVAPKSEHFGVMLPYTPLHHLLMDGPCPALVMTSGNISQEPIVISNEEALARLSGIADYFLFHDRDIYTRADDSIVQIVEGKEALIRRSRGYCPLPVHLGKHFRQNIGHQGYREVLACGAELKNTICLTREEDAFVSQYLGDLENLETFRFFEHTVNKMKRILKVDPKIIAYDLHPDYLSTKYAQAAAGFDLRVPVQHHHAHIASCMAENGLDGRVIGIAWDGTGYGEDGCIWGGEFLVADFASFERKAFFSYVPLPGGHMAIREPYRMAFSYLYQVFGEGLMDLDLNFLRQIDRGKQRAVMEIIRKGINSPLTSSAGRIFEALASILGVRHRNTFEGQAAMDLEYLASSAKVREGVSSYPYIIRQAASQYLIETAPMFERIVHDLVDHQDPARIAFRFHSTMADIAVEVCRKIREEYGLSRVALSGGVFQNRLLTSLLLGKLSDQEFDCYQQWKVPPNDGGISLGQAAIAIGRSC, encoded by the coding sequence ATGAAAGGTATAGTAAGCTCCTGTGCCCGTTGTGCAGAGTATGGCGGGCACGGTGATTCCCGCCGGGAAAAAGTACGGGCCAGGCTGCTGGTCAAGGGTGTGGTTCAGGGAGTGGGCTTTCGTCCCTTTGTGGGCCGCTTTGCTCAGGAAAACCATGTATCCGGCTGGGTTTTGAATTCTTCTTCCGGCGTTGAAATCGAGGTCGAGGGACATCGCGGGGATGTGGAAAAGTTTGTGCAGGGGTTTGCTGAAAGAGTACCTTCCAGGGCATTGATAACCCGGCTCGATGTTTCCTATCATCCTCCGGCAGGATACCTTGGGTTCACTATTCAGGAGAGTATTGTTCAGCCCCAGGAATTCACCCTGATTTCGCCGGATCTTGCTATCTGCCCCGATTGCCTCCGCGAGCTTCGAGACCCCCGGAACCGGCGGTATGGCTATCCCTTTATCAACTGCACCAACTGCGGTCCGCGCTACACCATCATCCGGGATATCCCCTACGATCGCGCCAGAACAACCATGCAAAAATTTGTTATGTGTCCTGCCTGTGAGAGGGAGTATGGCGATCCCGCTGACCGAAGGTTCCACGCCCAGCCGAATGCCTGCCGGGACTGCGGCCCGAAAATCTGGCTGACTGACTCGAAGGGTAATCGATGCTCCGGCGATGCCGGAGCTGGCGACACTATAGTCAGGGCCAGGGACCTTTTGGCCCAGGGGAAGATTCTGGCCATCAAGGGGCTGGGCGGCTTTCATCTGGCCTGCGATGCAGGCGATGAAGAAGCTGTGCGGGCTTTACGGTCGCGGAAGAGACGGGAGGAAAAACCCTTTGCCCTCATGGCCGGAACGGTCGCGGATATCAGGCTGTTTTGCCATGTTTCCGAACAGGAGGAGCAGAGTCTCACATCTCCCCGGGCGCCGATCGTCCTTCTCAAGAAGCGGGATGATTCACTTCTTGCACCCTCCGTGGCCCCGAAGAGTGAGCATTTTGGGGTCATGCTTCCCTACACTCCGCTGCATCATCTGTTGATGGATGGTCCCTGTCCTGCCCTGGTCATGACCAGCGGCAATATCAGTCAGGAGCCGATTGTGATTTCCAACGAAGAGGCTCTGGCGAGGCTTTCAGGGATAGCCGATTATTTTCTCTTCCATGACCGGGATATTTATACCCGCGCCGATGATTCGATTGTTCAAATCGTGGAGGGAAAAGAAGCCCTCATTCGCCGGTCACGGGGATATTGCCCCCTGCCGGTTCATCTGGGGAAGCATTTCCGGCAAAACATCGGCCACCAGGGATACCGGGAAGTGCTGGCCTGCGGTGCTGAATTGAAAAACACCATTTGCCTGACCAGGGAGGAGGATGCTTTTGTCAGCCAGTACCTCGGTGATCTGGAAAACCTGGAAACCTTCCGGTTTTTTGAGCACACGGTCAATAAAATGAAGCGCATCCTGAAAGTCGATCCCAAAATCATCGCCTATGACCTGCATCCGGATTACCTGAGCACCAAGTATGCGCAAGCCGCCGCCGGATTCGATCTTCGGGTCCCCGTGCAGCATCATCATGCTCATATAGCCAGTTGTATGGCAGAGAATGGACTGGATGGCAGGGTAATCGGGATCGCCTGGGACGGCACCGGATACGGCGAGGATGGATGCATCTGGGGAGGTGAATTTCTGGTTGCCGATTTTGCCTCCTTTGAGCGAAAAGCCTTCTTTTCGTATGTTCCCCTGCCGGGAGGACACATGGCCATCAGGGAGCCGTATCGCATGGCCTTCAGCTATCTTTACCAGGTGTTCGGAGAGGGGCTGATGGACCTGGACCTGAACTTTCTGCGTCAGATCGACCGGGGTAAACAGCGGGCGGTTATGGAAATTATTCGAAAAGGAATCAACTCTCCCCTGACTTCCAGTGCGGGGAGGATTTTCGAGGCCCTTGCCAGCATCCTGGGAGTAAGGCACCGAAACACCTTTGAAGGGCAGGCAGCCATGGACCTTGAGTACCTTGCCTCTTCAGCGAAGGTCAGGGAGGGGGTATCCTCATACCCTTATATCATCAGGCAGGCAGCCAGCCAGTACCTGATCGAAACAGCGCCCATGTTTGAGCGGATCGTGCATGACCTCGTTGACCATCAGGATCCGGCCCGAATTGCCTTCCGGTTTCATTCGACGATGGCTGATATTGCGGTTGAAGTTTGCCGGAAGATCAGAGAAGAATATGGCCTCAGCAGAGTTGCCTTGAGCGGAGGGGTCTTTCAGAACCGTCTTTTGACCTCACTCCTGCTCGGAAAGCTGTCCGACCAGGAGTTTGACTGCTATCAGCAGTGGAAGGTTCCCCCCAATGACGGGGGTATCTCTCTGGGACAGGCAGCAATTGCCATTGGCAGATCTTGCTAA
- a CDS encoding DUF2442 domain-containing protein, translating to MIIAEIIPKDNYMLYIKAEDGKTGLFDVKPYLESEVFAPLKDRSEFERIHNGKYFIEWDCGADLSADTIQARWETVSKEEFQPSFPRKRE from the coding sequence ATGATTATTGCAGAAATTATTCCAAAAGATAATTACATGCTGTACATCAAAGCCGAAGATGGGAAAACAGGTTTATTTGACGTAAAGCCGTATCTTGAATCCGAAGTCTTCGCACCGCTCAAAGACAGAAGTGAGTTTGAACGAATTCATAACGGCAAATACTTTATCGAATGGGACTGCGGAGCAGACCTTTCTGCCGATACTATTCAGGCACGATGGGAAACTGTGTCAAAGGAAGAGTTTCAACCGTCATTCCCGCGAAAGCGGGAATGA
- a CDS encoding acetyl-CoA carboxylase carboxyltransferase subunit alpha, whose protein sequence is MAILDFEKQFIELDGAIREMRNLAAEWGDNARQELKRLKKRRQKIFYETYAKLTPWQRTLLARHPDRPYTLDYINLIFSDFIELRGDRKFSDDPAIVGGFAQLEGQKVIVIGHQKGRGTKENINRNFGMASPEGFRKALRIMKLAEKFRKPVITFIDTPGAYPGLGAEERGQAEAIARNLYEMILLRVPIISVVTGEGGSGGALALGVADRLLMLENSVYSVISPEGCAAILWKDHTKATDAASALRMTAQDLLKLKVADEVLKEPIGGAHRNPAMTAHIIRRAIMRSLARLSTVSEDKLLEDRYRRYRQYGVYRELVE, encoded by the coding sequence GTGGCTATTCTGGATTTTGAAAAACAATTCATTGAATTGGATGGCGCTATTCGGGAAATGCGGAATCTGGCTGCAGAATGGGGCGATAATGCCCGCCAGGAGTTGAAGAGGCTGAAGAAAAGGCGTCAGAAGATTTTTTATGAAACCTATGCCAAATTGACACCCTGGCAAAGAACACTCCTGGCCAGGCACCCTGACAGACCCTATACGCTGGATTATATTAATTTGATCTTTTCCGATTTTATCGAATTGCGCGGAGACCGGAAATTCAGCGATGATCCAGCCATTGTTGGAGGATTTGCTCAACTGGAGGGGCAGAAAGTAATTGTCATCGGTCATCAGAAGGGGAGAGGGACCAAGGAAAACATCAACCGGAACTTCGGCATGGCAAGCCCCGAAGGGTTCCGCAAGGCCCTGCGGATTATGAAACTGGCTGAAAAATTCCGCAAGCCGGTGATTACCTTTATCGATACACCCGGAGCCTATCCGGGCCTTGGTGCGGAAGAGCGGGGGCAAGCCGAGGCTATTGCCCGCAACCTCTATGAGATGATTTTGCTCCGCGTGCCCATCATTTCAGTTGTCACTGGAGAGGGAGGAAGCGGCGGAGCACTGGCTCTGGGGGTTGCCGACCGGCTGCTGATGCTGGAAAACAGTGTTTATTCCGTGATTTCTCCTGAAGGCTGCGCTGCTATTCTCTGGAAAGATCATACCAAAGCCACTGATGCAGCCAGTGCCCTGCGAATGACTGCTCAGGATTTATTGAAGCTTAAGGTTGCCGACGAAGTCCTGAAAGAGCCCATCGGCGGAGCGCACCGCAATCCCGCAATGACTGCCCATATCATTCGGCGGGCTATCATGCGGAGTCTTGCCCGGTTATCCACTGTTTCGGAAGACAAACTCCTGGAGGACCGGTACCGGCGATATCGCCAGTATGGAGTGTATCGGGAACTGGTGGAGTAG
- a CDS encoding HyaD/HybD family hydrogenase maturation endopeptidase gives MGKYKLTILGLGNLLLKDEGFGVHFVRHFQDKYCLPENMAIIDGGTLGYALMDVICQTEHLLVVDTVKADDKPGSIYRFSPEAIPACLDYATSAHEVEFLDVLLKAEMLGEAPSTAIIAVVPEDMQGMGMELSKVMQAALLTVEDVVKKEIENLGGSFSLLVVQ, from the coding sequence ATGGGAAAATATAAGCTAACCATTCTGGGTTTAGGGAATCTTTTACTGAAAGATGAAGGCTTTGGCGTACATTTTGTCCGTCACTTTCAGGATAAGTATTGTCTGCCTGAGAACATGGCAATCATTGATGGAGGTACGCTCGGTTATGCGCTGATGGACGTTATCTGCCAGACAGAACACCTTTTGGTAGTCGATACGGTCAAGGCGGACGATAAGCCGGGATCGATTTACCGCTTCTCTCCAGAGGCAATTCCAGCCTGTCTGGATTATGCAACCAGTGCCCATGAGGTGGAATTTCTGGATGTTCTGCTCAAGGCCGAGATGCTGGGAGAGGCACCATCGACAGCCATCATCGCCGTAGTCCCGGAAGATATGCAGGGAATGGGAATGGAATTAAGCAAGGTCATGCAGGCTGCGCTTCTCACAGTAGAAGATGTGGTCAAAAAGGAGATTGAAAATCTTGGTGGAAGTTTTTCGCTTTTGGTCGTTCAATAG
- the hypA gene encoding hydrogenase maturation nickel metallochaperone HypA, whose amino-acid sequence MHELSLVQELIGVLEEQVRVHTVKKVLRVNLRVGKMTSVVPSSLAFCFEVLSRGTSLEGAVLDIEEIPVRCRCTTCQEEFEVESFTFFCPKCGGNNLEQLSGREFLIHHLEVD is encoded by the coding sequence ATGCACGAGCTGTCGCTGGTCCAGGAGTTGATTGGAGTATTAGAGGAGCAGGTGAGGGTTCATACGGTAAAAAAGGTCCTTCGCGTAAACCTGAGGGTAGGGAAAATGACATCTGTCGTGCCTTCTTCTCTCGCCTTTTGCTTTGAGGTTTTATCCCGCGGCACCAGCCTTGAAGGGGCGGTACTTGATATCGAAGAGATTCCGGTAAGATGCCGGTGTACCACGTGCCAGGAGGAATTTGAGGTTGAATCCTTTACCTTTTTCTGCCCAAAGTGCGGGGGGAATAACCTTGAGCAGCTCTCAGGCCGTGAATTTTTGATTCATCATCTGGAGGTCGATTGA
- a CDS encoding type II toxin-antitoxin system prevent-host-death family antitoxin, producing MKTIKDSKKNSNNTISAFDAKTHLSRLLKEVQDGQIFTITKRGKPVARLVPFPEGKEKMGRYEILREFDSIREKIEGKVDIQSYIEEGRKY from the coding sequence ATGAAAACAATAAAAGATTCAAAGAAAAATTCAAACAACACAATCAGTGCCTTTGACGCCAAGACACATCTATCCCGTTTATTAAAAGAAGTTCAGGATGGGCAAATCTTTACCATCACCAAAAGAGGGAAACCCGTTGCTCGTCTGGTTCCATTTCCGGAAGGTAAAGAAAAGATGGGAAGGTATGAAATTTTAAGAGAATTTGATTCTATCAGAGAAAAGATCGAGGGGAAAGTTGATATTCAATCTTATATCGAGGAAGGCAGAAAGTATTAA
- the cybH gene encoding Ni/Fe-hydrogenase, b-type cytochrome subunit: protein MRNSIREKRAGLIRPLIARRQWSVAMCINHWAMAVCIVILVISGLYIGRPLTIAAGETWQKFSMAQVRFVHLLFGFILTALLVWRAYLAFFSRFHADWKDFFAWLDLQNVYKQVKFYTLITTEMPEHTGLYGTLQAAAYGFLLVMVFVVVITGLILYAALYRAGLGGIVYSVSRYLEGAFGGLAGARFIHHILTWGFVLFIFVHTYLAFWYDIVSQKGTISSIISGRVFEKAGEH, encoded by the coding sequence GTGAGGAACTCAATAAGGGAAAAAAGAGCGGGGTTAATACGGCCCCTGATAGCGAGAAGACAGTGGTCCGTGGCCATGTGCATCAACCATTGGGCTATGGCCGTCTGTATCGTGATTCTGGTTATCAGTGGATTGTACATTGGCCGCCCTCTTACCATAGCGGCAGGGGAGACCTGGCAGAAGTTTTCCATGGCCCAGGTCCGCTTCGTTCACCTTCTCTTTGGCTTCATCCTGACAGCGCTTCTTGTCTGGCGGGCTTACCTGGCGTTTTTTTCACGCTTTCATGCAGACTGGAAAGATTTTTTTGCCTGGCTCGATCTGCAAAATGTCTATAAGCAGGTCAAGTTTTATACCCTCATTACCACCGAGATGCCGGAGCATACCGGATTGTATGGTACCTTGCAGGCTGCGGCTTATGGCTTTTTGCTGGTTATGGTCTTTGTGGTTGTCATAACCGGCCTGATTCTCTACGCTGCCCTTTACCGGGCAGGACTTGGGGGGATTGTCTATTCGGTTTCCCGGTACCTGGAAGGCGCTTTCGGCGGTCTGGCCGGAGCCCGCTTTATTCACCATATCCTGACCTGGGGCTTTGTATTATTCATCTTTGTCCATACCTATCTGGCATTCTGGTATGATATCGTTTCCCAGAAAGGTACCATTTCCTCGATTATCAGTGGCCGGGTATTTGAAAAGGCAGGGGAGCATTAG
- the hypB gene encoding hydrogenase nickel incorporation protein HypB, which translates to MEIKVLSNILKANEAIAEENRQLFSQEGILVFNLISSPGSGKTSILEKTIEHLLPDFRLGVIEGDIQTSRDAERIHALGIPVIQINTQGGCHLDANMVKMALPALPLKELDCLIIENVGNLVCPADYQLGEHMKVVVLSVTEGDDKPSKYPAIFHESRILIMNKIDLLPFTNFDLAAARESALQINPHLRIFEVSCKSGQGIDSWTGWLKAEIKKHRSAQ; encoded by the coding sequence GTGGAAATCAAGGTATTATCCAATATTTTAAAGGCCAATGAGGCTATTGCCGAGGAGAACCGGCAACTGTTTTCACAAGAGGGGATTCTGGTTTTCAATTTAATCAGTTCCCCGGGCTCGGGGAAGACATCGATACTGGAAAAAACGATTGAGCATTTGCTTCCTGACTTTCGGCTCGGTGTTATCGAGGGAGATATCCAGACCAGCAGGGACGCAGAGCGGATCCATGCCCTGGGGATTCCGGTAATTCAGATTAATACTCAGGGGGGATGTCATCTTGATGCCAACATGGTCAAAATGGCCCTGCCCGCGCTGCCGCTGAAGGAGCTTGATTGTCTGATCATCGAAAATGTGGGCAACCTTGTCTGCCCGGCTGACTACCAGTTGGGGGAGCACATGAAGGTCGTGGTCCTGAGTGTCACCGAAGGTGATGACAAGCCCAGTAAGTATCCGGCGATATTCCATGAAAGTCGAATCCTGATCATGAATAAAATAGATTTATTGCCATTTACCAACTTTGATCTGGCCGCAGCCAGAGAGTCGGCCTTGCAGATCAATCCTCACCTGAGGATATTCGAAGTTTCCTGCAAGAGCGGTCAGGGGATCGATTCATGGACGGGCTGGCTGAAGGCAGAGATAAAAAAGCATCGTTCAGCACAGTAG
- a CDS encoding hydrogenase small subunit: MALDEMFSNKGEQLRACYDALMKKCDSHLEKMHQELPLPQDKWNEALISRGVSRRDFLKWCSIMTAALTLPPAFTPKVAQAAEMASRIPVVWLNLSECTGCTEALLRSSYPNIDDLILDTISLEYHETLMVASGHQAEECLNEALEKFAGQFVCVIEGAIPLGMNGKYLTIGARGKTGYEIAKEVASKAAMVISIGSCSSFGNIPAARPNPTQARGIGDALKIPTVNIAGCPPNATNFVGTLLHYILFGALPALDRLGRPLWAYGKRIHDFCERRPHYDAGEFVEEWGDEYAKRGFCLYKVGCKGPYTYANCSQVRFNQGSSWPVMAGHGCMGCTEPGFWDRMAPLEKPMADHAPLPLAGVEATADEIGIGLAAVTLAGIGVHAVGSVLRGVGKEKGGEE, from the coding sequence ATGGCCTTGGATGAAATGTTTTCAAACAAGGGTGAGCAGCTGAGGGCCTGCTATGATGCCTTAATGAAGAAATGCGACTCTCACCTTGAGAAAATGCACCAGGAGCTGCCGCTGCCTCAAGACAAGTGGAATGAGGCCCTGATTTCTCGCGGGGTGAGCAGGCGTGATTTTCTGAAATGGTGTTCGATTATGACTGCCGCCCTGACACTGCCACCTGCTTTTACCCCCAAAGTGGCTCAGGCTGCCGAGATGGCCAGCCGTATCCCCGTTGTCTGGCTCAATCTGTCCGAGTGTACCGGCTGTACCGAAGCTTTGCTTCGAAGCTCCTATCCGAACATCGATGATCTAATTCTGGACACGATCTCGCTGGAGTACCACGAGACCCTGATGGTGGCCTCCGGACATCAGGCTGAGGAATGTCTGAACGAAGCCCTGGAAAAATTCGCCGGACAGTTTGTCTGTGTTATCGAGGGGGCCATTCCTCTGGGAATGAACGGGAAGTACCTCACTATTGGAGCCAGGGGGAAAACCGGGTATGAGATAGCCAAAGAAGTAGCTTCGAAAGCGGCTATGGTCATCAGTATTGGCTCATGTTCTTCCTTTGGGAATATTCCGGCAGCCAGACCGAATCCAACCCAAGCCCGGGGGATCGGGGATGCGCTGAAAATCCCGACGGTCAATATTGCCGGATGTCCCCCCAATGCCACGAATTTTGTCGGTACCCTGCTGCACTACATCCTGTTTGGTGCGCTTCCTGCCCTTGACAGGCTGGGCCGTCCTCTGTGGGCCTATGGGAAGCGGATCCACGATTTTTGTGAGCGCCGTCCCCATTACGATGCCGGAGAGTTTGTGGAGGAATGGGGAGACGAGTATGCCAAACGGGGATTTTGTCTCTACAAGGTTGGATGCAAAGGGCCGTATACCTATGCCAATTGCAGTCAGGTCCGGTTCAACCAGGGCTCCTCATGGCCGGTGATGGCCGGGCATGGATGCATGGGGTGTACCGAGCCGGGATTTTGGGACAGGATGGCCCCCCTCGAAAAACCGATGGCCGACCATGCTCCTCTTCCCCTGGCTGGAGTTGAAGCGACGGCTGATGAGATCGGTATCGGATTGGCGGCGGTAACACTGGCTGGAATCGGTGTCCATGCTGTAGGAAGCGTGCTCAGAGGAGTTGGAAAAGAGAAAGGAGGCGAGGAATAA